Part of the Methylomonas rapida genome is shown below.
CCCTATCGTGGATGAAGCCAAAGTGAACGAGATCAAAGTAGCGCTGAGTTCTGGCAGCTATGCGATAAATCCGGAGCGAATCGCAAGCAAGATGATGCAATTGGATTTTAATTTACCGAATACGACATAATCCCATGATAGAAAAAACGTATCCCATTACCGAAAAACTACTGGCGAGCGGCCTTAAGTCGACGCAACAGTTGTTTCAATTGCTGAACAGCGAATACGAGCAACTGAAACAAAAAACCGACCCGACCGCCCTGTCTACTTTGGCCGCCAATAAAAGAGAAGTGGTAGCGCAACTAGAGCAGTTTTCCAAACAGCTGGGACAGGTTCTTGCAACCGAAAAACTCCTGACTAGCCAGGAAGGCGTCATGAGCTACCTGGCTAAAGCCAAGGCCGCCGACATCAATATCGCAAGCTCATTACAATGCTGGCTGGACATTGAAGCCCTATGTAAAAAATGCCGCGCATTGAACGAGCAAAATGGCGCCAGTATCGATTTACTCAGCCGCCATACCCAGCGCTGCCTGCAGGTATTGAGAGGCAAATCCCAACTGACCGCCACCTATGGCCCGGATGGTACAACTCGCAGCGTACTGTTTTCCCACACCCTGATTTCGGTGTAGACTGAATAACGTGTGAAACAGTTTATCCGGCCCGAGATGTTCGATAAATTCAAGCGTTTTTTCAATCGAGAAGAAACAAACCAAGCTGAAGAAGGCAAGGATGAGCTATCCATCTTTGAAAACCCCAACTTCATTACCGACTCCGATAAGATCATTGGCTTATTATCGGAAATAGAAGTCAGCTCCCCCCTTTGCACGATCCAAATCGATGGCGCGCCGGAAGAATACAATTCATCGGTTTTAGGCATCAAACCCGATAAAAATCTCATCATCCTGGATGAATTAACCCCCATTGAAGGCAATGCCCACCTGCAAAACGTCAAGTCCTTAAAATTATCGACCTTTCACAAAGGCATTCATTTAACCTTCAATCTAACCGAAATTGAAGTAGGCTACTCACGAGGCATCACTTACTACAAAGCCGCGCTTCCTCAGCGCGTTTTTTATCCGCAACGTAGACGCTCGCCCCGCATAGAAATCAGCTCGATCGACATCGCCTTCAGCGGGGTTTCCGAACGCACCGGTATTTCGGTCAACGGTTATTTATTCGACCTGTCCCGAGGCGGCGCCGGAATTGACCTGCCGGTAAACCGGGCACGTATTCAGCGCGGCGATCGCATTAAAAACTGCCAAATCAGCTTTGACGAATATCTGATGAATTTTGACCTGTCAGTTCGCTTTGTAAAGCAACCCTCATTAAATTCGTCGAAAGTCCAAATCGGCGGTTTTTTCGAAAACCTCTCGAACAAGAGCCAAACTAAACTTTCCTATTTCATTACCTCGCTAGAAAGGGTCGAAATCAGAAAACAAAAGGCTTAGCCCATGCATGTGTTAAAATTCGGCACCACAAAGTCCCGGTAGCTCAGCAGGATAGAGCAGCCCCCTCCTAAGGGGCAGGTCGGACGTTCGAATCGTCTCCGGGACGCCATGAAAATCAATGACTTAATGTGATTTTAGATTTAGCAAGCTTTGGCAATGTCGCAATTTTGTCGCACTTCAAAATAACCCCCCCCCCAACAAACAGCAACAAAAAAGCCGGCAAACCATCAAGGCAGCCGGCTTTTTATATTTTTATGGTTTTTTTACTGTCGAGTTTTACCGAGAAAAACCGACGTTTTTTATATCAATGCATCAAATTGCATCAGATTTAATGTTTCACGCTCCGCAGTGCTTGATTTTATTGGCCTGCAGAATTCAAGACGCGGGATTAGTAATCCCGCACCATGTTTTTTTTGCAAAATGTTCCACGCTAAAAACACCCGCTTAGATTACCCCATACTCAGAGAACGAATAAGGCAAGCCATCGCCTAATAAAGCCAGGGCAATCGCGCTTTGTAGCACTTGCACGGGCAAGGGGTTTAGTATAGCGATTTTGCCTAATATCCCAGATGCTCCCAGATCCAACCCCCTATTTTGCTGACCTCACAGACCCGCGGCGAGAGGGCAAAAACAAACTCCACAAACTCACGGATATCGTGATGATCGTCTTATGCGCAGTATTGAGCGGCATCGAGGATTGGGTCGGCATGGAAGAGTTTGCCGAAGAAAAAGAAGATTGGCTGCGGACCTTTTTGGAATTACCGAATGGAATTCCCTCGCACGATACCCTGAGTAATGTCTTGGGCCGCCTGAATCCCCAAGCGTTTGCCGAGACCTTTCAACGTTGGGTGCAGGCGGCATTGCCAAGCCTTTCAGGACAGCAAGTCTGTTTGGACGGCAAGACCTTGCGCGGCAGCCGCGAAGGGGATAAGGCCGTGCATTTGATGAGCGCCTTTGCGGCTGAAGCGCGTTGGGTGTTGGCGCAACAGGCGGTGGATGAGAAGACTAACGAAATCACGGCGATCCCCGATTTATTGTCGATGTTGGACATCAAAGGAGCCCTGATCTCGATCGATGCCATGGGGTGTCAAAAAGCCATTGCGGAAACCATCGTTACGGCGCAAGCGGATTACGTGTTGGCACTGAAGGATAATCATCCGAACCTTTGCGAGGATGTCAAGTTGTGGCTGGATACTGAAAATGCCAACGGCCGCTTACCTGTCTACGAAACCATCGACAAAGATCACGGTCGCCTGGAAATACGCCGTTACAGTTTGAGTAGCGAGATTGCGTGGTTGACGCAAAAACCTGACTGGGCCGGGCTACAAGCCATTGGTCGGGTTGAATCGATTCGCACCCTCGGTGACAAGACCTCGGTTGAGTGTCGCTACTATTTGTGTTCGTTTACGGATTTGCAGCGCTTTGCCGAAGGGGTACGGCAGCATTGGGCGATAGAAAATTCCCAGCACTGGGTGCTGGATGTGCAGTTTGGCGAAGATGCGAATCGCGCCAGAACAGATCATTCCGCCGAAAACTTGGCGTTGATGCGACGGATGGCACTCAATTTACTACGAAATAACGGACCTACTAAAGACAGCTTGAAGCGCCGCAAGTTGCGAGCATGTTTGAACGATAACTATCGCTTTAAATTACTCTTCGGAACATCTGCAACATAGCGCGATTGCCCTGCTAATAAAGCCGGTGTTACCCTGCTTTTTTGATTTGCTTTATCTATTTCGGTTCTTCCTTGCGCTCTTCGGCCATCTCCTTGGCCTCGATACCGATTTGCACCAATGAGGCAATGGTTCCGGCCTTGTACGCCATGCCATTCAAAATACCCCGTATTTCATCGCTCGTTGTCGAGTTGTGGGCATCAGCGCGTGCCAAGACTAATAGCGTGTCGGCAAGGCTTTGGGCTTCTTCGTCGGCATGTAAAAGCAGGTTCCCAAAGAAGTTTAGTTGTTTGCTTGTTAGGTTGTGTTTTGCGGTATTGAATAACTCGATCAATGCTGTTTGAGTTGAGCAAATCACTTCGCACCTCCTACCAGCAAAGCACCTTGGATACTCATCATGTCCTTCAAACTTTGTTCGTTCTGTACCACCTGCTTGCTTTGGTGTTCGATCTCTAAATAACGATTTAAAAAGGCTGTGGCGTCGTCCAGCTCCAATCTAATAGCTTGCCCGGCACCGCGTAATATTTCCATCATACAATCCGCGCTCCTGGTTTCGGCTGCTATTTCCAATAATTCCACAATTGCTTTGGCTCGATTTATTGGGGGAATAACGGTATCAATCAAGCTTCCGCGCGGTTCGCCCCCTTCAATCGTCCAGGGTATCCGGTGCTTTAACAAATCAATGGTTTGATGTTGCTCGATTTGAGCGGGGGTTGATGCGATTGTCATGGTGTCCTCCGATACTTGCATGAGTAAACCGCCTGCAACACTTTCCACGGTGATGGAGGCGGGATTGCATGGGGTGGAAATACCGCGCATCGGTGCGGCCAGCCTTTCGACTGCCCAAACAATCCCGCCATAATGAACAGCACAGCCTTTGCCGTGCTGAATGATGGGCATAAAAAAGCCACTGGCTAAAAGTGGCGATTTTCGCCGATGCATAAACGGGTTTCCACGCCCGGCCTATTGTCAGATAGGCGTATTTATTGTGCAGTGTATGAGTTGATTCTGTCAAGGCTGGCTTTGTTCGGTATCGCCAGGCTATCGACCACAAGCCCATATCAATAAGCCATCTATCCAGGCAATCAGGCTTTTGTCGGTTTAGTCAGTTTTGTCGGTAGGGGGTGCCCCCCCGTTTTTAATGGGTATCGATCCCGAAGCCAGCGCCTACCGGATAACCCCGGCCATCCGGCTATCTATCCAGGCAATCAGGCTTTTGTCGGTTTAGTCAGTTTTGTCGGTAGGGGGTGCCCCCCGTTTTTAATGGGTATCGATCCCGAAGCCAGCGCCTACCGGATAACCCCGGCCATCCGGCTATCTATCCAGGCAAGAGCCAATCAATACAGGCGCGTTTTGATTGCCTTGCCTTGGTTGTAGGGTATTGGCAAGGCTTAAGGCCGGGGGAGTGTCAAAAGTCCAAGGGTTGCCGCCCGCTTTGCATCGCCCCAATCTTGCTTATGCCTTTATGTAATTAAATAGAAAAAACCCATAAAGCATTATTATTAAATATATATAATATTATTCTAATATAGTATTTATACAGAGAACCGACAGAACCGGCTAAAGGGGTGGGTTGTGTCAAAAGTAAAGGGCTTGCGGGTCGCTTTGCCTCGCCCCAGCTAAATTTTCGCCAGCTCATTTTTGGAAATGCAAAAAGCCACCTTGCCGCCTGGTTGTTGCATGGGCAGTACCCGCCAACGGCCCGGCATCGATCACGGCCCGCCGTGGCGGTCGGCAGGCTCGGGCATTCGTGCGAAAACACGGCCCCCCCCCCTACCGACAAAACTGACTAAACCGACAAAACCCCTATGGCCTACCATTGCACCCGCGCCGATCCGGTGGCAGGCTTGGCAATGGCCCGACGGCTTTGTCCACGGCCCAAGGCATCGCCGCCTCGGTGTTGGTGCATGGGAAGTATCCGCCAACGTCCCGGCATCGATCACGGCCCGCCGTGGCGGTCGGTAGGCTCGGGCATTCGTGCGAAAACACGGGCCACCCCCTGCCGACAAAACTGACTAAACCGACAAAACGCCCCTTGCCACCTTCGGCACCTCTACCAGCGCCCGCCGATCCCGTGGCAGGCTTGAACATGGCCCGCCGACTTTGCTCAAGGCCCAAGGCATCGCCGCCCGGTTGTTGTTGCATGGACAGTACCCGCCAACGGCCCGGCATCGATCACGGCCTGCCGTGGCGGTCGGCAGGCTCGGGCATTCGTGCGAAAACACGGCCCCCCCCCTACCGACAAAACTGACTAAACCGACAAAACCCCTATGGCCTACCATTGCACCCGCGCCGATCCGGTGGCAGGCTTGGCAATGGCCCGACGGCTTTGTCCACGGCCCAAGGCATCGCCGCCTCGGTGTTGGTGCATGGGAAGTATCCGCCAACGTCCCGGCATCGATCACGGCCCGCCGTGGCGGTCGGTAGGCTCGGGCATTCGTGCGAAAACACGGGCCACCCCCTGCCGACAAAACTGACTAAACCGACAAAACGCCCCTTGCCACCTTCGGCACCTCTACCAGCGCCCGCCGATCCCGTGGCAGGCTTGAACATGGCCCGCCGACTTTGCTCAAGGCCCAAGGCATCGCCGCCCGGTTGTTGTTGCATGGACAGTACCCGCCAACGGCCCGGCATCGATCACGGCCTGCCGTGGCGGTCGGCAGGTACAAAAAAAACCGGCCTAAGCCGGTTCGTTTCGATGTTGGCCGCCAGGGTCAATTCCCGCGGCGACGGTTGGTGTCGCTTCGGGTCTTGGCATTGTGGCAAGGCTTGCAAAGGGTTTGCAGGTTGCCCGCGTCCAGTGCCAGCGGGTCGGCTGGCGATTGAAAGGGGCGGATATGGTCCACCACTTCGCCTACCACCAATCGCCCGGCCTTTCGGCATTCCCGGCAAAGCGGCTCAAGGCTTAGGTGTTGCTCTCGTAATCGCTTCCAGGCGGCACGCTGGTAAAAACGGTTTCGCTCTTGATAGGCGTGGCCGGCTGTTTGTTTCTGCGCTCGGTAGGTTTGGCGCTGATGCGCCGGGCAAAAGCCCGGCTTATCCACCAATGCCCGGCACCCGATATGCCGGCAAGGGGTTTTAGCGGATCTCGGCATTATTGCCACCCCCTAAAACCAGCGGGTTAATGTGAAAGCTCGGCAAAGGTCGCCGGCCTACTGCTTGCGGCTCGGGCGGTTGCTCTACAATCCACCCCTCATAGGTCAGGATTTCCAGCGCCTCTTTCACGGGTGCGCCCTTGCCTAAACCGTGCCAGCCTTTGCGGTCAATATCGCGGGTGGTAAACGGGTTCGGCAGGTTGCCGGCTTTTATCTTGCCCGCCAGCCTTACCGCCGCCTCTTGTTCCGGGCTTTCGGCCATTGCATAAATGCGCCGCGCGTGGCTTTCCAGATAATCGCACCACGCCACCGCCAGCCGTGCCGCCGATTCCGTGACCGGCCCGCCCGGTGTGCCGTTGGCAATGTCGATCAGGTGGAAAATTAGCGCCAAGCTGGGCATCAATGACCGAAACTTGCCGAAGTGCTCCACCATAAGCGGGTTTTCCTCGCGCGGTATCTTCACGGTTTGTAATTGGGTCAGCCACTCAAAAAACACCGCTTGCCCGGCTTCGTCGAAACGGTAATAAGGCCGGTCGTCGTGGTCTGGGTCATAGCTGGCCCCGTGTTCGGCAAAGTCCATTTCCGCCAGCTTTTGTAGAATCACAAAAGCCCGCTGTTTGTGTTCTTTGTTGGGGGCTGTGTCGATCAGTTGCCAGTTTTTCGGTTCATCCGGCCACACGGCAAGCTGTAGGCGTTGAATCATGCCATCGTTGCCGCCGCTTTGGGCTTGATGGAGGTAGGCTTTCAGCTTGTCGGGCTGGATACCCCCCAATAGGCTGATACAGATTGATTTTGCCTCGGTAACGCCTCGGGCAATCTTCACATCAACATAAGCGCCGTTTCCGTTCCAGCCTTCCAAAAAATACGCGCGTTCGTCGGCCCCGTCTTCCCGATCCCATTTAACCAGCAGGCCGGTTAATTCATCCCTAAACACCAGCAAGCCGCGCGGGTTCTGGCTTTGTAAAAGCGTCATGCTTTGAATGGTGGTTTCGTTGGTTTTGAATAAGCGCCGCGCCGGTTGCTCTTGGCTGGCTTCCAGGGCTTCCAGATATTCCGCCCGCATTAAGTCAAGCTCGCGGCTGTCCATTGTGTCTTTTTTGGCCTCTTTATCCAGCCGGCTTTTCAGGTCTTTTTGTACCGCGCCGGCCACCATACCTTCAAAATCCGCGCATCGTTTTTCGCGCTCGAACATTTCACCATAGACAAATTGCAGCCGGTCTAAAATGCCTAGTGCCTCTTTCATGCTGGGCGATTTCAGACAGACCGAAGGCCGCCCGATACATGCGCCCCATAAATTCGGTATTACCTCCCAGCCGTCGCGCTGCTTTGGCCGAATACCGCATCCAGCACCGATCACACTGGAAAAAATCACGATGGTTGAAATTACCGGAAAATCCGCCGGGGTTTGCATCCGGTGGGAAACATCCGCCAACCAATCGCGGAAAGGCTCGGGGATTAGTTCCGGGGTCATCGGAAAAACGGGCGGGATTTTGGGGCGGATTTCGCCAGGGTTGGCCCATGTGCCACGGGTGGCCGTGGCTTTGTTGTCTGTGTCCGCTGGCGTGGCTTGGCTGGCGTGTGCGATTTCGGCCCGCAATTGCTCGCGCAAGGCTTCGCGCTCGCATTCGGCAATGGGGCTAAATCGATCCCAGCCAGTTACCCAGCCTTCCAACCAGTCCACGGCATCGCCGCCTTTTTCCAGGCCCGGCAAGCGAACAATTTTAACCTTGGGCGGTTGCGGCAAAGCCGCCAGGCATGCGGCCACCTCCGCCGCGTATTTCTCGCCCGGTTCGTCAATGTCTGGCAGGATATAGGCCGCGCCGAAGCCGTTTAGCGGTATCCAGTCGGCCTTTTTCGCTGCTTGCGCTCCGCCTAGACTGGTAACGGCACAAAGGCCGATAGATTGCAGCGCCGCCGCGCAGGGTTCGCCCTCGACAATAAAAACGGCCTTGGTTTTCTCATGCGCCGCCAGTCGATCTAGGCCGAACAATGGCCGGGGGTCGGCATCGATCCCAGGTATCCAATCGGCACCGTGCCGCTTGAAAAACGGCACCACGTCTTTTTTCCCACCTTCGGCTTGATACCGGCCCACCGCGCCCAACGGTTGGCCGCTGGCGTCGTGATATGTCCAGCTAAAAACCAAGGGCTTGTTGTTGTAGTTTTTGGGTAGTTGAATGGTCATTCTAGCCCCCACTCCTTCGCCAGCTTTTCCAGGGCTTGCGGAAAGGTCAGGCCGTGCCGCTTTTGCTCGAACGCGATCACATCGCCGCCCGCCGCGCCGCAAGCAAAGCACTTAAAGCCGCCGGTTTGGGTGTTCACGCGAAAAGAGCCGCGCTCGTTGTCGGTGTGAAACGGGCAAAGGCCGCCATCGTTCCAGCCGATCCGCTTTAGCGGTATTTCAGGCAAGGCCACACGATAATAATCAGCCGGGCTTATCGCACGTTTGACGGTTTCGGATTTTATCGGCATGGCTCGGCCTCCCTCTTTTGGTAGGCTTCGGCAATTTTGCCGGCTTTGTCGAAATAGTCGCAGTCTGGGCAAAGCTCGCGCTCTGTCAATTCCTCGCGGTCGGTATGTGCGCCGCATGATTTGCAATTTTTTATGATGCGTGGTTGTTGAAAAAATCTTGATAAATCGGGCTTCATTACGCAGCCCCTTTGCGTTTTGTGCTTCCAGCCATTCAAAATATTTAGGCTCGTTAATCAATACGCGCCGCCCATTGCGAACGATTGCGCCGGATTTTTTTAAGCCGTTGGTTTCTTCATTGAATATCTGGTGGCGCAAGGTGCCTACCGGAAAGGCTGGGTATTTTTGATTGAATTGCTGAACAGTGGAATAAAGCCATGCCGCTTGCATGGCTTCGGGTTGATGTGCCGTAGCGTTTGCCGTGGCGGTTTCGGTTTGGTTGTTTGGTGTCATGTTCACCCCTGATTGTTATGGTTTAACAGGTTTCGCCGCGTCTTACCGACGCCGCTTAGGGTGAATTGTGATTTTTTGAAATTGGTAAGCCCTAGGCTGCTTACCAACTAATACGGTGGCGGATTGTTTCTATTGAATCGGTCAGTTTAAGCCGTTGTTTTACCAGTCTGGCTAAGTCTGATTTAGATTTAATATGGCTTTTTTCGGCTTTTATTATGTCGGCGCATTCTTGCCATTTTTCCCATTTTTGGCTTCGTTCCTCGGTTTGCTGTTTGCCTCGTTTTTGTGCAAACGCTTGTTGATTTTTTCGCGTTGATTTTCCTAGCTCGGCATCTGGCTTAATTTCGTCGAATCTATTACTTAAATCTGTCGTTAATTTCCCTAACTTTGTTGTTAATTCGTCTTTGCGTTGATCTAAATGCAAAAGGCTACAGGCCAGCATGTTAGCCATTGAAATAACCGCCTTTTCCATCTGCCCAAACTCAATGTAATCCCTAAGTCTTGAGGCTTCCAGAATCGTAATGGCCGCCGCGTCTATTTCTGGGTCTGGGTGTCCCTCTGCGTGGCCCGCCTCATTAACCCATTCCATGCTTTCAAACTCTAGCCGCATTTTTCTATTTTCTGCGGGGGTTAGTTCTGGGTCATCTGCAATATAGCCAAATTCCTCAAAATGCGGGTGGTATCCTTCGCGGGTTAAAACCTTTCTTGCCGATTCTTCGGCGGCACTGGTTATTGATTGAATGGTTTCGCTGTCGTTCCATCCGCCGCTTTCAAGATTTTTTATGGCGTAAATCAGCTCAACAGGGCTTAATAAGTCCCGTTCCATCGCTATGAGCTGCTCAAAATCTTAGCGTTCATCGATAAACCTCCCGCCGGTGGCCTATCTCGATAACCAACACAATCAGCTCGTCATCTTCAATCCGGCACAACAGCCGATAATCGCCCACGCGGTAACGCCATAGGCCGGACAAATTGCCTTGCAAGGCTTTTCCAGTGTTGCGCGGGTTGTCGGCGGGCAGGATTCGATCTTGCAGAAAGGCGACGATGCGCTTTTGAACTGACTTATCCAGCTTTTGCAAATCCCGCTTGGCGTCGTCGGATAACTTAACTGTCCAGGTCAAAGGCTTTCACCACGTCTTGTATGCTATGGGAAACCTTGCCGCCGTCCAAATAGCTTTGATAGGCGGCTTCGGCGCGTTTGGCGTCTTGGCAATCTTCCAGGTATTCGATCAGGGCGGTTTTGACCAGTTGCGCGGGGCTAAGGTGTTGTTGCGTTGCCAGCTCGTTCAGTACGCCGGCGGTTTCGTCGTCGAGTTCTAAGGTCATCATGGTTTGATCCCGTGTGGTGATGAAGAAAATTGGCGGCTTGTTAATGGCCGCTGCCTAAAATTTTGGCGTTCATGCTGGCAAGCACGTTGCTTACATGGCTATCTGATAAATGCGAATAGCGCCGCACCATTTGCAAGGTTTTATGCCCGAGAATTTCGGCGATTTCTGCAAGGCTTGCGCCGTTCATAGCCAAATAGCTTGCGGTCGTGTGGCGTATGTCGTGCCATCGAAAATCAATCACATCGGCCCGTTTTAATGCCGTAGCCCATGCTTTCTTAAGCTCGATAGGTTTATCCGGGCAATCTGGATCAGCCGACGGGAAAACCAGTGCAGTATCAAGCCGCCGCACTTTGGACAGTTCCCGCACCGTTTGCAGGGCTACCCCCACCAATGGCACCCGCCGCCGTTCGCCGTTTTTGGTGCTGTGCAATACAATCGCGGTTTGATCCAGGTGAACCACGCCCCACGCGGTTTCGGTCGGTGGATTGGCTGGAGCTTTCCAATACAGGTTCATGAGTTCGCCTTGCCTCATGCCGGTAGACAAAGCAAGGATAAAAGCGGGGTAGAGTAGGGGGTTAGCGGATTCCTTACAGGCCGCCGTCAATCGTTCCCGTTCTTGATCGTCTAAGAATCGCACCCTGCCCGCTGGTAACTCTGGCATTTCTACGCGCCGATCCCGTAGCGGCGATACTTCCAGCCAATGCCATTCATTAACCGA
Proteins encoded:
- a CDS encoding flagellar brake protein, with amino-acid sequence MKQFIRPEMFDKFKRFFNREETNQAEEGKDELSIFENPNFITDSDKIIGLLSEIEVSSPLCTIQIDGAPEEYNSSVLGIKPDKNLIILDELTPIEGNAHLQNVKSLKLSTFHKGIHLTFNLTEIEVGYSRGITYYKAALPQRVFYPQRRRSPRIEISSIDIAFSGVSERTGISVNGYLFDLSRGGAGIDLPVNRARIQRGDRIKNCQISFDEYLMNFDLSVRFVKQPSLNSSKVQIGGFFENLSNKSQTKLSYFITSLERVEIRKQKA
- a CDS encoding HNH endonuclease signature motif containing protein, whose translation is MPRSAKTPCRHIGCRALVDKPGFCPAHQRQTYRAQKQTAGHAYQERNRFYQRAAWKRLREQHLSLEPLCRECRKAGRLVVGEVVDHIRPFQSPADPLALDAGNLQTLCKPCHNAKTRSDTNRRRGN
- a CDS encoding CHC2 zinc finger domain-containing protein codes for the protein MTPNNQTETATANATAHQPEAMQAAWLYSTVQQFNQKYPAFPVGTLRHQIFNEETNGLKKSGAIVRNGRRVLINEPKYFEWLEAQNAKGLRNEARFIKIFSTTTHHKKLQIMRRTYRPRGIDRARALPRLRLFRQSRQNCRSLPKEGGRAMPIKSETVKRAISPADYYRVALPEIPLKRIGWNDGGLCPFHTDNERGSFRVNTQTGGFKCFACGAAGGDVIAFEQKRHGLTFPQALEKLAKEWGLE
- a CDS encoding site-specific integrase, encoding MATIKKRLAKDGKPRYTAEIRLKGYERQTATFQRLTDAKKWIQDTESAIRNGKHFKTTQAKKHTFADAIDRYLSDVLPVKFTSKEQRNRRPILAWWRDELGAHVMADLESPLFAQARDKLLKKTNKSGKPFSADSIKKYFGVIQNVLKYSVNEWHWLEVSPLRDRRVEMPELPAGRVRFLDDQERERLTAACKESANPLLYPAFILALSTGMRQGELMNLYWKAPANPPTETAWGVVHLDQTAIVLHSTKNGERRRVPLVGVALQTVRELSKVRRLDTALVFPSADPDCPDKPIELKKAWATALKRADVIDFRWHDIRHTTASYLAMNGASLAEIAEILGHKTLQMVRRYSHLSDSHVSNVLASMNAKILGSGH
- a CDS encoding ISAs1 family transposase; this encodes MLPDPTPYFADLTDPRREGKNKLHKLTDIVMIVLCAVLSGIEDWVGMEEFAEEKEDWLRTFLELPNGIPSHDTLSNVLGRLNPQAFAETFQRWVQAALPSLSGQQVCLDGKTLRGSREGDKAVHLMSAFAAEARWVLAQQAVDEKTNEITAIPDLLSMLDIKGALISIDAMGCQKAIAETIVTAQADYVLALKDNHPNLCEDVKLWLDTENANGRLPVYETIDKDHGRLEIRRYSLSSEIAWLTQKPDWAGLQAIGRVESIRTLGDKTSVECRYYLCSFTDLQRFAEGVRQHWAIENSQHWVLDVQFGEDANRARTDHSAENLALMRRMALNLLRNNGPTKDSLKRRKLRACLNDNYRFKLLFGTSAT
- a CDS encoding DUF6290 family protein yields the protein MMTLELDDETAGVLNELATQQHLSPAQLVKTALIEYLEDCQDAKRAEAAYQSYLDGGKVSHSIQDVVKAFDLDS
- a CDS encoding flagella synthesis protein FlgN; this encodes MIEKTYPITEKLLASGLKSTQQLFQLLNSEYEQLKQKTDPTALSTLAANKREVVAQLEQFSKQLGQVLATEKLLTSQEGVMSYLAKAKAADINIASSLQCWLDIEALCKKCRALNEQNGASIDLLSRHTQRCLQVLRGKSQLTATYGPDGTTRSVLFSHTLISV
- a CDS encoding DUF3987 domain-containing protein, which gives rise to MTIQLPKNYNNKPLVFSWTYHDASGQPLGAVGRYQAEGGKKDVVPFFKRHGADWIPGIDADPRPLFGLDRLAAHEKTKAVFIVEGEPCAAALQSIGLCAVTSLGGAQAAKKADWIPLNGFGAAYILPDIDEPGEKYAAEVAACLAALPQPPKVKIVRLPGLEKGGDAVDWLEGWVTGWDRFSPIAECEREALREQLRAEIAHASQATPADTDNKATATRGTWANPGEIRPKIPPVFPMTPELIPEPFRDWLADVSHRMQTPADFPVISTIVIFSSVIGAGCGIRPKQRDGWEVIPNLWGACIGRPSVCLKSPSMKEALGILDRLQFVYGEMFEREKRCADFEGMVAGAVQKDLKSRLDKEAKKDTMDSRELDLMRAEYLEALEASQEQPARRLFKTNETTIQSMTLLQSQNPRGLLVFRDELTGLLVKWDREDGADERAYFLEGWNGNGAYVDVKIARGVTEAKSICISLLGGIQPDKLKAYLHQAQSGGNDGMIQRLQLAVWPDEPKNWQLIDTAPNKEHKQRAFVILQKLAEMDFAEHGASYDPDHDDRPYYRFDEAGQAVFFEWLTQLQTVKIPREENPLMVEHFGKFRSLMPSLALIFHLIDIANGTPGGPVTESAARLAVAWCDYLESHARRIYAMAESPEQEAAVRLAGKIKAGNLPNPFTTRDIDRKGWHGLGKGAPVKEALEILTYEGWIVEQPPEPQAVGRRPLPSFHINPLVLGGGNNAEIR
- a CDS encoding type II toxin-antitoxin system RelE family toxin — encoded protein: MTWTVKLSDDAKRDLQKLDKSVQKRIVAFLQDRILPADNPRNTGKALQGNLSGLWRYRVGDYRLLCRIEDDELIVLVIEIGHRREVYR